A stretch of Primulina tabacum isolate GXHZ01 chromosome 13, ASM2559414v2, whole genome shotgun sequence DNA encodes these proteins:
- the LOC142521770 gene encoding uncharacterized protein LOC142521770, producing MAGRPPRNNRNPRYANVNNRNNNEEDPNADGNPPPRVGLSQVDLMAIATIVATTIQGLGNPNGNGNQQPQPPPAQNGIKYHYESLRKNRCPVFKGDADPESSQSWLKSVETQLRLLEIPEALKVEVIVPFSEDKASKWWEIVSPTLTAAGAITWQQFRDVFLKQYFSAEVRLQKLSEFENFSQTLDMSVVDYTSQFNDLGTYAPTIMADEVLKMHRYKKGLISRIQSSLAVYQPTSFADLMGAAIRAETDIKRRENENKNKRPLTGQSSQGKPPFKRPNQSSGPFKGASSHPTYQEPKMCPKCNNRHSEECHRQTGACFNCGKLGHRIANCPDPLKRSTKPNADANLNKPRENKPNARVFAITQEEADDATMSWQIARERVLGSEPRTKKRSCIVVYHGKSKERKSLLSASQAWKAMKSGADIYLVTVNAVKEEIELKLGDIPIMRDFPDVFPEKLPGTVPDREIEFEINLVPEAAPNLKAPYRMAPAELKELKEQLQELLDKKQIRPSASPWGAPVRAEDIPKTAFRTRYGHYEFTVMPFGLTNAPAAFMDLMNRVFKPFLDRIIVVFIDDILVYSPSKEDHEEHLRLTLQILREKELYAKFKKCEFWLNSVSFLGHVISEAGVSVDPKKVESILDWTKPRNATDIRSFLGLAGYYRKFVEGFSSIAVPLTRLTQKNSKFIWDDNCEKSFQTLKEKLASTPVLVLPTEDKDFTIYIDASKEGLGCDYDLTISYHPGKANKVADALSRRNMSKVTLAALSAQPCLREIVKLNQDRDPVLVKLKEQAKEAKSQDTQIDDKGVLWMKGRFTKMYRDLKKNFWWSGMKKDVAIFVSKCLVCQQVKAEH from the exons ATGGCCGGAAGACCTCCCCGAAACAATCGCAACCCGCGATACGCAAACGTTAACAACCGCAACAACAATGAGGAAGATCCGAATGCTGACGGCAATCCACCTCCCAGAGTGGGCCTGAGCCAAGTAGATTTAATGGCTATAGCCACCATAGTGGCAACAACTATCCAGGGTTTGGGAAACCCCAATGGTAACGGTAATCAGCAGCCACAACCACCACCGGCACAGAATGGGATCAAGTATCATTATGAGTCCCTTCGTAAGAACCGTTGCCCAGTGTTCAAGGGAGACGCCGACCCTGAGAGTAGCCAGAGTTGGTTGAAAAGCGTGGAAACCCAACTGCGACTGCTAGAGATACCTGAGGCACTTAAGGTAGAGGTGATAGTGCCATTCTCGGAGGATAAGGCAAGCAAGTGGTGGGAAATCGTCTCACCTACCCTGACAGCCGCCGGAGCAATCACTTGGCAACAATTCAGAGATGTCTTTCTCAAACAGTATTTCTCAGCAGAAGTCAGACTTCAGAAACTGAGCGAGTTTGAGAACTTCTCGCAAACTCTAGACATGTCAGTGGTAGATTACACCTCCCAATTCAATGACCTTGGAACTTATGCCCCGACAATCATGGCAGATGAAGTTCTAAAGATGCACAGATACAAGAAGGGTTTGATCAGCCGTATCCAGTCATCCTTAGCAGTTTACCAACCTACAAGCTTTGCTGATTTAATGGGAGCAGCGATAAGAGCTGAGACGGATATCAAGCGTCGGGAGAACGAGAACAAGAATAAGCGACCTCTTACTGGACAGTCATCTCAAGGGAAGCCACCATTCAAGAGACCGAATCAGTCCAGTGGACCCTTCAAAGGTGCTTCGTCCCACCCAACTTACCAAGAACCAAAGATGTGCCCCAAATGTAATAATCGTCATTCTGAAGAATGCCACCGACAGACGGGAGCATGTTTCAATTGTGGGAAATTAGGGCATCGAATTGCTAACTGCCCCGATCCATTGAAGAGAAGTACCAAGCCTAATGCTGATGCTAACCTCAACAAGCCAAGGGAGAATAAGCCCAACGCTCGTGTGTTTGCAATAACCCAAGAAGAAGCAGATGATGCAACGATGTCGTGGCAG ATTGCAAGGGAAAGAGTGTTAGGCTCCGAACCCCGAACCAAAAAGAGGTCGTGTATCGTCGTGTATCATGGCAAATCCAAGGAACGGAAGTCACTTCTTTCCGCATCCCAAGcatggaaagccatgaaatctGGAGCAGATATCTATCTAGTAACGGTTAACGCAGTAAAGGAAGAAATTGAACTTAAACTGGGGGACATCCCTATCATGCGAgatttcccagacgtctttccagagAAACTACCAGGGACAGTCCCGGATCGAGAAATTGAGTTCGAAATCAATTTAGTGCCCGAAGCGGCACCCAATCTCAAGGcaccgtacagaatggcaccagctgAACTTAAGGAGCTAAAGgaacaacttcaagaattgctagacaaaaaGCAGATTCGACCAAGTGCGTCtccatggggagctcca gtcagggctgaagacATCCCAAAGACGGCCTTTCGgacaaggtatggacactacGAATTCACggtgatgccttttggtctgACAAATGCACCAGCAGCctttatggacctaatgaacagaGTATTCAAGCCGTTCCTGGATCGGATCATAGTggtattcattgatgacatccTTGTCTACTCTCCTAGCAAAGAAGATCACGAAGAGCATCTCCGCCTCACTCTACAAATCTTAAGGGAGAAAGAACTCTatgccaagttcaagaaatgcgaattctggctaaACAGTGTATCCTTTTTAGGGCATGTGATATCGGaagcaggagtatcagtggatccaaAGAAAGTGGAGTCAATTCTAGATTGGACGAAACCGAGAAACGCCACAGACATTAGAAGCTTTCTtggattagcaggctattacaggaaattcgttgaaggattctcttccaTAGCCGTACCATTAACAAGGCTTACTCAAaagaattctaaattcattTGGGATGACAACTGCGAGAAAAGTTTTCAGACATTGAAAGAAAAGCTCGCGTCTACACCAGTGTTAGTCTTGCCCACTGAAGATAAGGATTTCACCATCTACATTGACGCATCGAAGGAAGGGTtgggatgt gattatgacttgaccataagctaccatccaggtAAGGCAAACAAAGTAGCTGATGCTTTGAGTCGGAGGAATATGAGTAAGGTTACCTTAGCTGCACTCTCCGCTCAACCATGTCTGCGAGAAATCGTCAAGTTGAACCAGGATCGAGACCCAGTTCTAGTAAAACTTAAGGAACAAGCTAAGGAAGCAAAGTCTCAAGATACTCAGATCGACGACAAAGGAGTCctttggatgaaaggacgatt taccaagatgtacagagactTAAAGAAGAATttctggtggagtggaatgaaaaaGGATGTTGCgatatttgtttccaaatgtcttGTGTGCcaacaggtcaaagcagagcactaa
- the LOC142521771 gene encoding uncharacterized protein LOC142521771 has product MEHNWKKNHTPKMWDNFLQEFEGKYITQVILNTREREFMDLVQGDMTVAQYEAEFHRLIHYAPHYMEDEVRKRKKFVQGLNLDIRWATLSTEVVSYVSAVNQALRVEEDIKVLLKKEEEEKKIRKPNFFEDNNRKRKFEKRTQPVRQGEAVKRKVPRNNSKKCGYCGLPNHEKEKCWRKGGKCLICESEQHRIQDCPKRTQKNQPTTNPKIPARAYALLGNKEEEVDPTAIIEGIVTILSGSAKTLFDPGATHSFISKDFVHKLPLIFEQLPYSFEICSPLGTTMITDIIYKNYPLNFQEKEYLADLIELPIKNYDIILGMDWLFRHKPSSIATQKKFIFKLLIQSFPKLTIPWE; this is encoded by the coding sequence ATGGAACATAATTGGAAAAAGAATCACACCCCAAAAATGTGGGACAATTTTCTGCAAGAATTCGAAGGTAAATATATAACTCAAGTTATATTAAATACCCGAGAACGTGAATTTATGGATTTAGTCCAAGGTGACATGACCGTAGCTCAATATGAGGCAGAATTCCACCGTCTTATACATTATGCACCACACTACATGGAAGATGaggtaagaaaaagaaaaaaatttgttcaagGATTAAATCTAGATATTCGTTGGGCAACATTGTCCACAGAAGTTGTCAGTTATGTTTCTGCTGTTAATCAAGCTCTACGAGTGGAAGAAGACATCAAGGTACTTCTTAAAaaagaggaagaagaaaagaaaatcagGAAACCCAACTTTTTTGAGGATAATAaccgaaaaagaaaatttgaaaaaagaaCACAACCAGTCAGGCAAGGAGAAGCTGTCAAAAGAAAAGTTCCAAGAAACAACAGTAAAAAGTGTGGATATTGCGGATTACCAAATCATGAAAAAGAAAAGTGCTGGAGAAAAGGTGGAAAATGTCTTATTTGCGAAAGTGAGCAACACCGTATTCAAGATTGTCCAAAAAGAACGCAGAAGAATCAACCCACAACAAATCCTAAGATACCTGCTCGAGCCTATGCCCTCTTAGGAAACAAAGAGGAGGAAGTTGACCCCACTGCAATCATAGAAGGTATTGTTACCATATTATCCGGTTCTGCAAAAACTTTATTTGATCCAggagctactcattcttttatctcAAAAGATTTTGTACATAAATTACCACTGATATTTGAGCAGCTACCATATAGCTTCGAAATTTGCTCACCTTTAGGGACAACGATGATTACTGACATCATTTACAAAAACTATCCCTTAAACTTCCAAGAAAAAGAATATCTAGCAGATTTGATTGAGCTACCTATCAAGAACTATGATAttattcttggaatggactggttattTAGACACAAGCCCAGCTCAATTGCTACACAAAAGAAGTTTATCTTCAAACTTCTCATCCAATCATTTCCAAAGCTAACCATACCATGGGAATAG